TTAGCCGAACAAGAGCACATCACTTCATAAACGTACCTAGCGACTTTTCTCAATAACAATGTAGATCCATATCTCTTGAGGAATTCTTCGAAATCCATTTTTAGCGAGTTTTAACtgtttcacttttttcaacGCGTCCATGTGCCGATTTGATGACATCCTAAAATAGGGATTGATCATTAGTTGCTTAGAAGACTACCATATCAGCGGCACATCTTGCGATTTTTTCGAACTAAAATTAcgaatttatagtttttaaggaattcttcaaaatttactttttacgGGCTATAAACATTAAGTCACCTTCCTTTCTAGTCCTATGTGTTTGCTatgatatttttccaaaatgtgAGATATTTAATCGGTCGAAACCGTACTTTTACTCATATTTCAAATCaaccaatttttcaattctaaattaattttttgcttaaatgttTCGAttatttgtgatttatttGTGACTATTTGTGCTCGATTTTTATAACGTTAAAggtacataataataataacgttaaaaattccaaacttgacctatttctcgcagaaaataaatctcctATTTACTCAACTGGGTTTCGTTTGAAACACATGTGCCACAAACTTCGAAAAACCGATTAATAAAAGTGGTTCTCTTTTGTATacctttcatttattttaagctAAGTTCAACGGTAAAGTACGTTTGGTTAAAATTTGgtaagaataaaataaacatggTTTCTTATTTGTGAAGTTGCCCATAGAGTGGATCTAAGGGTGGAGGACACTTGAGACTGGGAAGTATTAAATGTGTCTGAACTCAGCTGTGTCTTGCTGGGTTTTGTTGTAGTTTTGTAACTTGGTAAATGTTCAATGTGTAATGATTAGTTTCCATTAATGCCGTGTGCCTTTTATGGGAATATGTACACAAGAATAAAACCTGGAACATCTGTTATTACTAAATACGCAAAAAGAGCCGAGAAAACTATATAATTTAACTATGAGTGTTTTTTGATACTTCCGGTTCATATTAAATACACCATctagcaataataattaactcttgcaattttagcaaaataccGCTGCATAACATAGTAGTATCAAAAGGTCCaagtttcagtaaaaaaacaacatttattaaataaaaagttaataatgaaTAACATCGCCTCGTACAGCAATGCGAACATTTACTCTTCGCAATATAATTTGTAACAATTGGTTAATATTCTCCTTGAGCTatcattccatgctacctcaagGTGGCGTGGTAGGTCATCCAAAttactttgaggctcgataggTGATAGGTGCGGTGACCGTGCAGGCTaaggcagtatttccaattgtaCTTGTTCCAGGTACCTTCCAGTAATGTTGGCAGCATGCGGCCCTGGATTCTTCTATCGGTAAAGCTATTTggttttttgccaaaaactttCTAGCTTGCACCAACTCTACTTATTTAATACTCTACtaaaaagcattattttgcctaATTACAagatttaaatgttattattactgggtggtgtaATTTATATCAAATTGAGCATATTTTTATGTCAGTAACTTGCCTAAAACTGGTTATAAATCACTCTTTTGAGGCAAATTCATATGTTTAATAAAGAGGATCGTGGATGCGAAAAccaagaaaaattatgaagtaATATGATAATTCGGTATTTTAACCAAGAATATCTATACACCCAAATATAAACTATTTATTAAGGATAaacatttacaataaattcGTATGTTGGTCAGTCAGTATATTTCTATTTACAATATAGCTTTAAAGCAGAGAAAATCATAGTCCATGATCAACtacatcaaatttaaaattctcacAACATTTACgtcttaaataatttcttttattatccTTCTTAATATAACCAAAACTAGCAATAGTAGGCCTAAcgaaatcatcaaaaaataGCAAGCAAACCCAACATGGTAGATATCATCGAATCTGGGTCTGCATTAGTCCTTCTTGCAATGGAAACAGTCGCATTTTACTGcacttttgaaaatgaaactgcGAATGCCCTCTTTGCATAGAACTCTGACTTCTATGGGCTCAGTTTCCATGATGTTGCAGCATTCTCCTACAGACGTTACTGGCTGGCTAATTTCAGTGTTTTGGGGGTCAGACGGTATGGCCCAACTCTCGCAGAAGCCCCTGCAAGCGTTTGTAGTGATTTCGAACGAAACACAATCCCGGGGGTTCACCGTTCTCGTGTGcccttaaataaaaattaaataaaaaaaaagaaaaaaaatatttaattaaaaagaaacaatgGCAGTTTCGATAATTACTCACCAACTTTGTGGCAGCCCGGTCTCTGCCAGTCTACATCTCTATGAGCAAATGAAAcaataatttgatttgaggaaaatgtgataattaaaaacaaaaaatagtaatccagcattctgcaaaaataactttaatcaGTTGATTGGCTGTGTTCGGAAAATAGGGAAACTTACGTAGCTGGGTGTAAGCGACGGGAGTGTAGCTGAGTTTTCGCCGTCACAATCTTGAATGAAACTTTCAATTCGCTCCTGAGTTTTGCCCTCTTTTTCTATTCATCCCCTCTTTAAACAATATCGCAACCCCCGTGACGGTTACACGTTAAAGACTCGTTTGAGCCCACGGGTCATAAATGCATTTCCATTGGCGACACCTCTcaagaataaatttgttttacgGTCTTTTTTTCTCAGAAAACTCATTTTTACACTAAGTTTAATACAAGAACGGGGcgaatttgcaaatttatgaattaatgAAGATTTGGAGACCCATGGGGAGGAATATTGGTTCCGGATTCTAAGAAAAACGCGTATCTGTCGCCCATTGTGTCGTTATATCGAATTAATTCAGGTCATTGCCtatcttattttttaatcaggAAAAAAGTCAGAAATTGTTATATTAATCACATAAATCCCATAAAGTGTCACTTTTAAATCACGCAGCCATCAGCACTATAAATTATACATGCAACAATACACAGGGTCGTCtacaaaagttttaattcctaattaattaaaaaaaatttggatctttcagataattattaaaattcatcaaaaccgttttatataaaatttttatgtagaaatCAACTCTACAACTTGGCCCTTATACGCGTCATTACAACGCTCTGAGGGGGTTGCTCTccctcaaaaatttaaaatggcacTAGGAATCATATAACACTTAAAACTAAACTCCAAAACTACATCGGAGTCCATATCACTTTAACCAACCAAAAAATACTAGTTTCTCATTTGGTAATATGACTTCTTTGATATTGGAAAACGTGTATCTTTAAAttgcgaattttttaaattattttcaatataagtGTTTACAAGCTTTCGGGACTATTGAGTAAATAGAGGTGCTGGATGAAATgaaataagatttaaaaaaacagttgaaaaatataataaataatataatgaaagCTAACCTAACCTAACCATAGCTCAACCCACCATATAAGTCGttgacaaatttgaatttctcatcccaatAACCCGCGAATacgaaaattcacaaaattagCTGTAAAAGATTGAAAGATATCAAAGAATTTGTGATTTATATTTCCAACTTTGATACcccatattttgaaaattaaacaagtTAATACACATGTTTGTCAAAACTTTCCACCTTAAAACTATTcgaaaaatcaccctgtggAATATCGGACACTTATTCAGTAACGTTCtataaacttaattatttgaaatccAGTTTAATTATCACGAAAATCTCCAGACTTTACAACTATTGACTAGTTCTTTTCGGCAAAATTTACACATCAAGAACCATGAAGAGAAGGATACAGAAGTGAATAGTCACTCTAGAGtatattgtttaaaacttttctagtACCAGTAGAtcatttttgcattatttgatTTGACACTGAGTAGACTGTCACCCGACCAATAATGTCTATCcactttcagattttttttaattaaaaattcggaagggctaacctgaactaaaataaaaacttgtatACACGATTTGTGTCAATGCGAAACATTTCATTTGTCGATTGAAATcggtgaaaatgtttttttgtcatGCAGACAAATTTTACTTACAGATTTCACATCCCCATTCagttgaaaaaatgtacagCCAAGAGAGTTAAAGGAACATCAATTCCTTCCGTCCAATTTAGCACAATTGCGTCCTTCCATTTTAAAGTACCAGAAGATTTTCATCACGTGCATGTACCTTTGATCTataattatacaggatgtttccaaaaatatggtcaatattctggaaataaaactttttcgtCCAAAGATTGTActtataaattgattttcaatttacCTCTACGGAAATAtagttcttcaaaatttgatgacaaaaatgttattttcttaataaattttggattCCTTGTGTATAATACCAAGATTAATAAGGTAGGACCTCACAATTCTTTCTATATTTTCAGGGAGGCGGTGGGAAGGCTACTCTCAACTTTTTTATCCTTAAACTTTTAAGGCCTTTGGTTTTTTTTACCTGTTATATGGTTTGTTAGATTTCTGATGCACCtaaggaaaaaaaagtattcttGGTCGATGTACGTAAAACGAACCATTTTACAGAAAAACACTATTTTGTCAAAAGatgtattttacaaaaatcaaatttttcaaacaaaaattcaaaaatgttgagaaacaaaaatgatttttcatcGTGATTCGACATAAACGCCATTAACTCTCATATATTCTTGATTCCAATGTATGGAAGACTATTACACTCTCCCTAATACCTCGACGTTATTTCTTAATTGataacaatgaaaataatttttttttaataattattctctGGTCTCTACCAAAGTAGCATATATTAAACCTTCTAAATGTCACCATAAGTAAAAGTCCAAAGAATTTAGATCTAGAGAGTGAGGCTGCCAAGTAACAGGACCTCTACAACGTATGCacttatttggaaaaacattgtGTATAttctattattaataaataatgacttttaaaattgaagtttgtcagcaaaagaaaaagaaaacatgaaaaaatatctttattatatatatattatcttATCTATCTATAtcttaaaatcaatttataagCATAAGTACAATCTTTTGAcgagaaattttcatttccggAAATTCACATTCTtggaaacatcctgtatataatattttaaaattatggatAACTGATATAAAACCAGAGATTCTtgccaatttatttattaaaaatatattaatgaaaacatatttttataaatttaaataaattataaaattgcgATTAAAGCTTGTTCCACTGAATTTAGAACTACTACATCAATATATGCAGTCAAAAGCAATTCGCTGTGATTCAGTATGGTTTCAGGAGAAATTGTAAAGttgttgaagaaattcatTGACCAGGTTACAACTGTGAAGGTTACAGCATTGACTGGAAAAGCTCTGATTACTGTAGGCCATATCCCCTTGAACAAACAGGAAACACCATCTCCTTTTACGCTTTTTGTTAGACAATCGTA
This portion of the Euwallacea fornicatus isolate EFF26 chromosome 13, ASM4011564v1, whole genome shotgun sequence genome encodes:
- the Gpa2 gene encoding thyrostimulin alpha-2 subunit, producing MLDYYFLFLIITFSSNQIIVSFAHRDVDWQRPGCHKVGHTRTVNPRDCVSFEITTNACRGFCESWAIPSDPQNTEISQPVTSVGECCNIMETEPIEVRVLCKEGIRSFIFKSAVKCDCFHCKKD